In Plantibacter sp. PA-3-X8, one DNA window encodes the following:
- a CDS encoding ABC transporter substrate-binding protein, whose translation MPTTARPRTMRPTRSTAFVALVAAAALALSGCAGGSSATDPTDVDPKGDIVPREISWLLSRPADGGVITAMEQIADEYAKDHPGFSLNLITTPDRPSYIQKYETLAAANKLPELFDTDATPFAQKLAKQGRMVDVDLLLEDLGLADSYREAALNYQRFDDGSLYMVPFEFQLEFFWYNRSLLEDAGVTVPATLDDFPAMCKALRAKGVTPIALDGQDQWPLERYMAYYPFRMAGPEYIQDLKAGKASFSDPAGKAAAEWLYDLGQAGCFQEGFSSTGYADAQALFTSGKAAVYNIGTWELSNLATDALDPGVRDAVGTFTLPTIDGAVTADNEYVTPSGIGMAVNAKTYDPLVRDFLAFALERYPELYAATGALSPTTSAQTTVPANATELYASSVAQADGVGPAIAMPWDTQLDPATNTRLQQELTLLVQGDITPDEFITTMDAALTENVDD comes from the coding sequence ATGCCAACCACCGCACGCCCCCGCACCATGCGCCCCACCCGCAGCACCGCCTTCGTGGCGCTCGTCGCCGCTGCAGCGCTCGCCCTCTCCGGCTGCGCCGGCGGATCGAGTGCCACGGACCCGACCGACGTCGACCCGAAGGGCGACATCGTCCCCCGCGAGATCTCGTGGCTGCTCTCCCGCCCGGCCGACGGCGGGGTGATCACCGCCATGGAGCAGATAGCCGACGAGTACGCGAAGGACCACCCCGGCTTCTCGCTCAACCTCATCACGACGCCCGACCGCCCGTCCTACATCCAGAAGTACGAGACCCTCGCGGCCGCGAACAAGCTCCCCGAGCTCTTCGACACCGACGCGACCCCGTTCGCGCAGAAGCTCGCGAAGCAGGGCCGGATGGTCGACGTCGACCTGCTCCTCGAGGACCTCGGTCTCGCCGACTCCTACCGCGAGGCGGCGCTCAACTACCAGCGGTTCGACGACGGTTCGCTGTACATGGTGCCGTTCGAGTTCCAGCTGGAGTTCTTCTGGTACAACCGCTCGCTCCTCGAGGACGCCGGTGTCACCGTCCCGGCCACGCTCGACGACTTCCCCGCCATGTGCAAGGCGCTCCGCGCCAAGGGCGTCACCCCGATCGCACTCGACGGTCAGGACCAGTGGCCGCTCGAGCGCTACATGGCCTACTACCCGTTCCGGATGGCGGGTCCCGAGTACATCCAGGACCTGAAGGCCGGGAAGGCCTCCTTCTCAGACCCGGCAGGAAAGGCCGCGGCCGAGTGGCTGTACGACCTCGGGCAGGCCGGCTGCTTCCAGGAGGGCTTCTCCTCGACCGGTTACGCGGACGCGCAGGCGCTCTTCACCTCGGGGAAGGCCGCGGTCTACAACATCGGCACCTGGGAACTCTCGAACCTCGCGACGGATGCGCTCGACCCCGGCGTCCGTGACGCGGTCGGCACCTTCACGCTGCCGACCATCGACGGTGCCGTCACCGCCGACAACGAGTACGTCACCCCCTCCGGCATCGGCATGGCCGTGAACGCGAAGACGTACGACCCGCTCGTCCGCGACTTCCTCGCATTCGCCCTCGAGCGCTACCCGGAGCTCTACGCGGCGACTGGCGCGCTGTCGCCGACGACCTCCGCGCAGACCACCGTCCCCGCGAACGCGACCGAGCTGTACGCCAGCTCCGTGGCGCAGGCCGACGGCGTCGGACCGGCGATCGCGATGCCCTGGGACACCCAGCTCGACCCGGCCACGAACACCCGACTCCAGCAGGAGCTGACCCTGCTCGTGCAGGGCGACATCACGCCGGACGAGTTCATCACGACGATGGATGCGGCCCTCACGGAGAACGTCGATGACTGA
- a CDS encoding carbohydrate ABC transporter permease codes for MLPRRSTLSVLVFLVPPLVLYGVAVLLPIVQSLFLSLFSWDGITDMAFVGLDNYVKMLTRDDVFWTSFGNALGYLAICLVLQLGGALLVAGLLTALPRARELVKTLYLLPAVISTVAIAILFQRLYALEPVGLINQLLAWVGLGDLQTAWLSNVQTVLAAVSIPEGWRFTGLYMLIIYAALMAVPRDLEEAARLDGASWWQIFWRIRFPYIRPVWITTTVMATTFALRGFDIPYLLTNGGPGQSSELLTTYMYKTAFVHTDYGYASAISMFIVVECLVAVGLIFLLLRRKDKS; via the coding sequence ATGCTGCCCCGCCGGTCGACCCTGTCGGTGCTCGTGTTCCTCGTGCCGCCGCTCGTCCTCTACGGTGTCGCGGTGCTCCTGCCGATCGTGCAGTCGCTGTTCCTCAGCCTCTTCTCGTGGGACGGCATCACGGACATGGCGTTCGTCGGACTCGACAACTACGTGAAGATGCTCACCCGGGACGACGTGTTCTGGACCTCCTTCGGCAACGCCCTCGGCTACCTCGCGATCTGTCTGGTGCTCCAGCTCGGCGGCGCGCTCCTCGTCGCCGGGCTGCTCACGGCCCTCCCCCGGGCCCGCGAGCTCGTCAAGACGCTCTACCTCCTGCCGGCCGTCATCTCCACGGTCGCGATCGCCATCCTGTTCCAGCGGCTGTACGCGCTCGAACCGGTCGGGCTGATCAACCAGCTGCTCGCGTGGGTCGGCCTCGGCGACCTCCAGACGGCCTGGCTGTCGAACGTGCAGACCGTCCTCGCGGCCGTGTCGATCCCGGAGGGCTGGCGGTTCACCGGCCTGTACATGCTCATCATCTACGCCGCCCTCATGGCCGTACCCCGCGACCTCGAGGAGGCCGCCAGGCTGGACGGCGCCTCCTGGTGGCAGATCTTCTGGCGGATCCGCTTCCCGTACATCCGGCCGGTGTGGATCACGACGACGGTCATGGCGACGACCTTCGCGCTCCGCGGCTTCGACATCCCGTACCTGCTGACGAACGGCGGGCCCGGTCAGTCGTCCGAGCTGCTGACCACGTACATGTACAAGACGGCGTTCGTCCACACGGACTACGGCTACGCCAGCGCGATCTCCATGTTCATCGTCGTCGAGTGTCTCGTCGCCGTCGGCCTCATCTTCCTGCTGCTCCGACGGAAGGACAAGTCATGA
- a CDS encoding carbohydrate ABC transporter permease: MTATLPARPTEHVAPPVAPTPKRKPRHTPRVRVQRTILTVTVVAIVIVQVYPLVWLLLTSFRTAADFAGGNPFALPSEWTLENYARAFSTGNLGLNIVNSLIVTLGSSVLIVIAGMMAAYALQVLGFRFSGLVRGLFLLGIIVPVQIALVPLFIDYSQVGLLDTHLSMIIPLAAFALPMAVYLFSSFYEYIPREMYEAASLDGAGPYRIFGQITFPLSVNTIITVVLVNSIFIWNDFIFANTFVLSDGLKTIPLGLQNYIGAMGNTDWTATFAAVCVTVTPLLLVFLVLNKAMISGLESGATKG, translated from the coding sequence ATGACCGCCACCCTCCCCGCCCGGCCGACCGAACACGTCGCGCCCCCGGTAGCGCCGACACCGAAGCGGAAACCCCGGCACACCCCGCGCGTGCGGGTGCAGCGGACGATCCTCACCGTGACCGTCGTCGCGATCGTGATCGTCCAGGTCTACCCGCTCGTCTGGTTGCTGCTCACGAGCTTCCGGACGGCGGCGGATTTCGCCGGTGGCAACCCCTTCGCGTTACCGTCCGAGTGGACGCTCGAGAACTACGCGCGGGCGTTCTCGACCGGCAACCTCGGGCTGAACATCGTCAACAGCCTGATCGTCACCCTCGGGTCGAGTGTCCTGATCGTCATCGCCGGCATGATGGCGGCGTACGCGCTCCAGGTCCTCGGGTTCCGGTTCAGCGGGCTCGTCCGCGGCCTGTTCCTCCTCGGCATCATCGTGCCCGTGCAGATCGCCCTCGTCCCGCTGTTCATCGACTACTCGCAGGTCGGCTTGCTCGACACCCACCTGTCGATGATCATCCCGCTGGCGGCGTTCGCCCTGCCGATGGCGGTGTACCTGTTCTCCTCGTTCTACGAGTACATCCCGAGGGAGATGTACGAGGCCGCGTCGCTCGACGGGGCGGGTCCGTACCGGATCTTCGGCCAGATCACCTTCCCGCTCTCGGTCAACACGATCATCACCGTCGTGCTCGTCAACAGCATCTTCATCTGGAACGACTTCATCTTCGCGAACACCTTCGTGCTCTCGGACGGATTGAAGACCATCCCGCTCGGCCTGCAGAACTACATCGGGGCGATGGGGAACACTGATTGGACGGCGACGTTCGCCGCCGTCTGCGTCACGGTCACACCGCTGCTGCTGGTGTTCCTCGTGTTGAACAAAGCGATGATCAGCGGCCTCGAGAGCGGAGCGACCAAGGGATGA